One region of Drosophila teissieri strain GT53w chromosome 2L, Prin_Dtei_1.1, whole genome shotgun sequence genomic DNA includes:
- the LOC122624010 gene encoding uncharacterized protein LOC122624010, producing the protein MRDGTQVATVTLSFNDAIGVLKKGSVNVGWSRCRIIQDTRPTRCPTSAWVTVTGHSNKVARTDVFGAAFEGERGHTAKGSVDPPNYLICNSDVDTESPDSDSPDLFEELLDNLIHHDIGRKPVVIASDFNAWAIEWGSRTSNLRGRAAIDAVNQLDLVLLNDGGKPTFNNDRGGRNSERSCPNYIQRPLVVHHTTTGKEYPWASMGHQKAGQGHAGLQHRANGANKWGIAYKMVSNKLKSAEGGTPQDPVLLLNIVEELFQNQPAQEIPAPDLPCVTASEVIEGAKRTKPNKTPGLDGIPGVVVMAAANSMPEIFRDTFQQCLIDGVFPSRWKNMKLVLLPKGKGPTNSAGSFRPLCLLDIVGKLFERIIYTRIEVITESPDGLHRHQYGFRKGKSTLDALTAIKDLAKTTLDGDRWLGGSKEYCAIITLDVNNAFNTAGCPTILGAMRNMGMPRNLRIIIGSYFRVRILWYDTDAGPRNHHVSAGVPQGSVLGPILWNIMYDGILSISKPTGVELVCFANDVAVAAVAKTIPELQDRSNAAISTTISYLIDHRLTFKEHSRYTSRKAAMTAAALARLMPNLGGPRMPARRLLVAVAKSSLLYAARIWRVVMNKVTYLDNARAVSRTMALRLIRGFRTISEAQHILLHCVSYREREILESLAGTPLSPRNLKHTMLAEKTVWVRAHGIIIGMMKRVRIDETASIPDG; encoded by the exons ATGAGAGATGGGACCCAAGTGGCGACAGTTACGCTTAGCTTTAACGACGCAATTGGCGTCCTGAAAAAGGGGTCGGTAAATGTTGGCTGGTCTCGCTGTCGCATCATCCAGGACACACGCCCCACAAGATGCCCCACAAGTGCCTGGGTTACGGTCACAGGGCACTCAAACAAGGTCGCTCGGACTGATGTCTTCGGTGCGGCGTTCGAGGGCGAACGAGGGCACACAGCGAAGGGCTCTGTCGATCCGCCAAATTACCTGATCTGCAACAGCGATGTAGACACGGAATCACCCGACAG TGACAGTCCGGACCTTTTCGAAGAACTGTTAGACAATCTAATACACCACGATATAGGGCGCAAGCCTGTAGTCATTGCAAGTGATTTTAACGCCTGGGCAATAGAATGGGGAAGCCGGACATCTAACCTCCGAGGAAGGGCCGCTATTGATGCCGTAAACCAGTTGGATCTGGTGCTGTTGAACGATGGTGGCAAGCCGACGTTTAACAACGACAGAG GAGGACGTAACTCTGAGCGATCATGCCCTAATTACATTCAGCGCCCGCTCGTCGTGCATCACACAACGACAGGCAAGGAGTACCCTTGGGCAAGCATGGGACATCAGAAAGCTGGACAAGGACATGCTGGCCTTCAGCATCGAGCAAATGGAGCCAACAAATGGGGTATTGCCTACAAAATGGTTagtaataaactaaaatcCGCTGAAGGTGGTACCCCACAGGACCCAGTCCTACTGTTAAACATCGTAGAGGAGCTATTCCAAAATCAACCCGCACAAGAAATCCCTGCCCCAGATTTACCGTGTGTCACTGCAAGTGAGGTTATCGAAGGGGCAAAAAGAACTAAGCCCAACAAAACCCCTGGTCTCGATGGCATCCCGGGTGTTGTAGTTATGGCTGCCGCAAATTCTATGCCAGAAATCTTCAGGGACACCTTCCAACAGTGCCTGATAGATGGTGTCTTCCCATCCCGCTGGAAGAACATGAAGCTGGTACTGCTGCCGAAAGGAAAGGGACCAACCAACTCTGCAGGCAGTTTCCGCCCACTTTGTCTGCTGGACATCGTGGGAAAGCTTTTCGAACGCATCATATACACGCGTATTGAGGTGATCACTGAGAGCCCCGATGGCCTACATAGACACCAGTATGGTTTCCGGAAAGGTAAAAGCACTCTCGACGCTCTCACTGCCATAAAAGATCTGGCCAAGACCACTCTCGATGGAGACCGATGGCTAGGTGGCAGCAAGGAGTATTGCGCCATCATCACGCTTGATGTAAATAATGCGTTTAACACGGCTGGATGCCCAACAATCCTCGGGGCCATGCGCAACATGGGTATGCCTCGTAACCTCAGAATCATCATTGGCAGCTACTTTAGGGTCCGTATACTTTGGTACGATACTGATGCCGGGCCAAGAAATCACCACGTCTCCGcaggtgtcccacaagggTCGGTTCTTGGACCAATCCTGTGGAACATAATGTATGACGGGATATTGTCCATTAGCAAGCCCACCGGAGTGGAGCTAGTCTGCTTTGCAAACGACGTGGCAGTAGCAGCGGTTGCCAAAACAATACCGGAGTTACAGGACAGGAGCAATGCAGCGATTAGCACAACTATTAGCTATCTTATTGACCACAGACTGACATTCAAGGAGCATTCAAGATACACCAGCAGGAAGGCAGCgatgacagcagcagcattggCAAGACTCATGCCAAATTTAGGTGGACCCAGGATGCCGGCCAGGAGGCTGCTCGTGGCGGTCGCGAAATCTTCGCTTCTATACGCTGCCCGCATCTGGAGAGTTGTCATGAATAAAGTGACTTACTTGGACAACGCGCGTGCAGTATCACGGACAATGGCCCTTAGACTTATCAGAGGATTCAGAACAATCTCGGAAGCGCAACATATCCTGCTGCACTGT GTTTCgtacagagagagagagatactGGAGAGTCTGGCTGGAACTCCGCTCAGCCCGAGGAACTTAAAGCACACTATGCTGGCGGAGAAAACCGTGTGGGTGAGGGCCCATGGCATTATCATCGGCATGATGAAACGGGTTCGCATTGATGAGACGGCCAGCATACCCGATGGATAA